The window GACCGACCCGCGCGTTCGGCGGCACGTTCCTGCAGTTCGCCGATTACATGCGGCCCGCGGTGCGACTGGCGTCGCTGATGGACATCGACACCATCTACATCTGGACGCACGACTCGATCGGGCTCGGCGAGGACGGCCCCACCCACCAGCCGATCGAACACCTGGCGGCGCTGCGCGCGATCCCGAAGCTCTCGGTGGTGCGTCCCGGCGATCCCAACGAGACCGCATATGCCTGGCGCTCGATCATCGCCCGCGCCAACGGCAGCGGCCCGGTCGGTTTCATCCTGACCCGCCAGGGCGTCCCGGTTCTGGAGGGCACCAGCGCCGAGGGCGTCGCCCGCGGGGGCTATGTGCTGGGTGGCGGCAGTCCGGCCGATGACGCCGACGTGATCATCATTGCCACCGGCTCTGAGCTCCAGCTGGCGGTGGAAGCGCAGAAGATGTTGGCGGACAAGGACATCCGCGCCTACGTGGTGTCGATGCCCTGTGTGGAATGGTTCGAGTCTCAGCCGCAGGAGTACCGCGACAGGGTGCTGCCGCCGGACGTGTCGGCCCGGGTCGCGGTGGAGGCCGGGATCGCCCAGAGTTGGTACAAGTTCGTCGGCGACACCGGCGAGATCATCTCCATCGAGCACTACGGCGAGTCCGCCGACGACAAGACGCTCTTCCGCGAGTTCGGCTTCACTCCCGAGGCCGTCGCCGCGGCTGCCGAACGCGCAATCGACAACTGACCTACAGAAGGGTACCGACATGGCACAGAATCCCAACCTCGCGGCGCTGTCCGCCGCGGGCGTCTCCGTCTGGCTCGACGACCTGTCCCGCGAGCGGTTGCAGTCGGGCAGCCTGCAGGAGCTGATCGACACCCGCAGCGTCGTCGGCGTCACCACCAACCCGTCGATCTTCCAGGCCGCCCTGTCCACGGGCACCGCCTATAACGCCCAAGTCGCCGAGCTCGCCGAGCGAGGAGCCGACGTCGACGCCACCATCCGCACCGTGACCACGGACGACGTCCGCAACGCCTGCGATGTGCTGCGGCCGCAGTGGGAGGCCTCCGGCGGTGTCGACGGTCGAGTGTCGATCGAGGTCGATCCGCGGCTGGCCCACGACACCGACAAGACCATCCTGCAGGCCATCGAATTGTGGAAGATCGTCGACCGGCCCAACCTGCTGATCAAGATCCCGGCCACCGAGGCGGGCCTGCCCGCCATCACGGCCGTTCTGGCCGAAGGCATTTCGGTCAACGTCACGCTCATCTTCTCCGTCGAGCGCCACCGAGCGGTGATGGATGCCTACCTTGCCGGGTTGGAAGCCGCCGAGAAGGCCGGCCACGACCTGAACACCATCCATTCGGTTGCCTCGTTCTTCGTCTCCAGGGTGGACACCGAGATCGACAAGCGACTGGAGGCCATCGGGTCCGACGAGGCGCTCGCACTGCGCGGCAAAGCCGGGGTGGCCAACGCCCGTCTCGCCTACGCCGCCTACGAGGAGGTGTTCGTCGGCGGCAAGCGGTTCGCACCCCTGGCCGAGGCCGGCGCGTGGGTGCAGCGTCCGCTGTGGGCGTCGACCGGGGTGAAGAACCCCGACTACTCCGACACCCTGTACGTCACCGAACTGGTGGCGCCCAACACGGTCAACACAATGCCGGAAAAGACCCTCGACGCGGTCGCCGACCACGGCGTGGTCACCGGGGACACGATCACCGGCACGGCCGCCGAGGCGCAAGGGGTGTTCGACAAGCTCGACGCCATCGGCATCGACTTGCGCGACGTCTTCCTGGTCCTCGAGGACGAGGGCGTGGAGAAGTTCGAGAAGTCCTGGCAGCAGCTGCTGGACGCTACTCAGGGCCAGCTCGACGCCGCCGCCAGATGGTCGCGGTAGACGAGCCCGTACCCGGGGTGGTGGCTCCGGCCCCGGCGAGTTATCGCAACCCGCTGCGCGACAAGCGGGACAAGCGGATGCCCCGGATCGCCGGCCCGTGCGGCGTGGTGATCTTCGGCGTCACCGGAGATCTCGCCCGCAAGAAGTTGATGCCTGCGATCTACGACCTGGCCAACCGGGGACTGTTGCCGCCCTCGTTCTCATTGGTCGGGTTCGCCCGGCGGGACTGGGCCGACGAGGATTTCGGGCAGATCGTTTACGAGGCGGTTAAACAACACGCCCGCACGCCGTTTCGCCAGGAGGTGTGGGACCGCCTCGCCGAGGGCGTCCGGTTCGTCTGCGGCACATTCGACGACGACGCCTCCTTCACCCGGCTGGCCGAGACGCTGGAGAAGCTGGATGTGGACCGCGGTACGGGCGGCAATCACGCCTTCTATCTGTCGGTCCCGCCGAAGGCGTTCCCGGTGGTCTGCGAACAGCTCAAAAAGTCCGGGCTGGCCCGCCGGCAGGAGGGCCGCTGGAGCCGGGTGGTGATCGAAAAGCCGTTCGGCCACGACTTGGAGAGCGCGATCGAGCTGAACAAGGTCGTCAACAGCGTCTTCCCGGAGGAGTCGGTGTTCCGCATCGACCACTACCTCGGCAAGGAGACGGTGCAGAACATCTTGGCGCTGCGGTTCGCCAATGAGCTCTACGAACCGATCTGGAACAGCCACTACGTCGACAGCGTCCAGATCACCATGGCCGAGGACATCGGTCTGGGCGGGCGGGCCGGTTACTACGACGGCATCGGGGCGGCCCGCGACGTCGTCCAGAATCACCTGTTGCAGCTGCTGGCGCTGACCGCGATGGAGGAGCCGGTCAGCTTCCACCCGCGCGAAGTCCGAGCCGAGAAGATCAAGGTGCTCTCGGCCACCGCACTGGCGCTGCCGCTGGACCTGACCACCTCGCGTGGGCAGTACACCACGGGTTGGCAGGGCGGTGAGAAGGTCGTCGGGCTGCTCGACGAGGAGGGGTTCTCCAAGGACTCGACCACCGAGACGTTCGCCGCGATCGAACTCGAGGTCGACACCCGACGGTGGGCCGGGGTGCCGTTCTATCTGCGGACCGGAAAACGATTGGGCCGCAGGGTCACCGAGATCGCGTTGGTGTTCAAGCGTGCTCCGCATTTGCCGTTCGACGCGACGATGACCGAGGACCTCGGGACCAACGCGCTGGTGATCCGCGTCCAGCCGGACGAGGGCATCACGCTGCGCTTCGGCTCGAAGGTGCCCGGCAGTGCGATGGAGGTCCGCGACGTCAACATGGACTTCTCGTACGGTTCGGCTTTCGCCGAAGACTCGCCGGAGGCCTACGAGCGGCTCATCCTCGACGTCCTGCTGGGTGAGCCCTCACTGTTCCCCAGCAACGCCGAGGTCGAAATGTCCTGGGAGATATTGGATCCCGTCCTGGATTACTGGGCCGAGGGCGGCAAGCCGGACCCGTACGAGTCGGGCACCTGGGGTCCGGAGTCGGCGTTCGAGATGTTGCGGCGCTCGGGACGTGAATGGAGGCGTCCCTAGCGATGAGCGTCAGCGAAGAACGGAGACGGCAGCCCGTGATGAGCGTCAGCGAAGAACGGCGACGGCTTCCCGTGATGAGCGTCAGCGAAGAACGGCGACGGCTTCCCGTGATGAGCGTCAGCGAAGAACGGAGACGGCTTCCCGTGATGAGCGTCAGCGAAGAACGGCGACGGCTTCCCGTGATGAGCGTCAGCGAAGAACGGCGACGGCAGAAGTGATTGTCGATTTGCCGGACACCACGACCAACCAGCTGAACAAGAAGATCACCGCAGTGCGCGAGGAAGGCGGTGCGATCACACTGGGCCGGGTTCTGACGTTGGTGATCGCGCCGGACAGCTTGGACCTCGTCGAGGACGCTATCGACGCCGCCACATCGGCCAGCCGTGAACACCCCTGCCGCATCATCGTCGTGGTGCCCGACGACCGGCTGGCCACCGACCCTCGGCTGGACGGCCAGTTGCGGGTCGGCGGCGACGCCGGGGCCGGCGAGGTGGTGGTCCTGAAGATCTCCGGGCCACTGTCGGCGCACGCCAGCAGCGTGGTGCTGCCGTTCCTGCTGCCCGACACCCCCGTGGTGGCCTGGTGGCCCGGCGTGCCCCCGGCGGTTCCGGCACAGGATCCGTTGGGCCGCTTGGCACTTCGACGGATCACCGATGCCACCGGTGCAGCGGATCCGCTGGCCTCGATCAAGGACCGGCTCAACGGGTACACCGCCGGCGACACCGACCTGGCCTGGAGCCGGATCACCTACTGGCGGGCACTGCTGGCCTCCGCGCTGGATCAGCCACCGTATGAGCCGGTGACCTCGGCGCTGGTGTCGGGTCTGAAGAACGAACCGGCGCTCGACATTCTGGCGGGCTGGCTGGCCAGCCGGATCGACGGACAGGTCCGGCGGACCACGGGAGCACTCAAGGTCGAACTGGTGCGTCCCTCCGAGACCGTGACGTTGAGCCGTCCGCAAGACGGGGTCACCGCCACCCTGAGCCGTACCGCCCGGCCCGACGCCCTGCTGCCACTGCCCCGCCGGGAAACCCGCGAGTGCCTGGCCGAGGATCTGCGCCGGCTCGACGCAGACGAGATTTATCGCGAGGCATTGGCGGGTATCGACGAGGTGCAGTACGTGTGACGGACAAGAAGGGGCGGACGTGAGCGTTGTGGTCGAAACCTATCCGGACACCTCCGCACTGGTCGCCGCCGCCGGGGACCGCCTGGTCGAGGCGATCACCGGTGCCATCGCAGCCCGCGGCAGGGCGCTGATCGTCCTGACCGGCGGCGGCACCGGCATCGGCCTGCTCGAGCACGTCCGTACCCACGACGCCGGAGTGGACTGGTCCAAGGTGCACTTGTTGTGGGGCGACGAGCGTTTCGTGCCGGCCGCCGATGACGAGCGCAACGAGAAGCAGGCCCGCGAGGCCCTCATCGACCACATCGCGATCCCGGCCGACAACGTGCACCCGATGGCCCCCAGCGACGGTGAGTTCGGCGACGATCTCGACGCCGCCGCCGCCGACTATGCCAAGGTGCTGGCCGATTGTGCCGAATCCGGCGCAGATGCACCGACTTTCGACGTCCACCTGCTCGGGATGGGCGGCGAGGGACACGTCAACTCGCTGTTTCCGCACTCCCCCGCCACGCTGGAGACCGAGCGGCTGGTCGTCGGCGTAGCGGACTCCCCCAAGCCTCCGCCGCGGCGGATCACACTGACACTGCCCGCCGTCCAGCGCTCCCGCGAAGTGTGGCTGGTGGTCTCCGGGGACGCCAAGGCCGATGCCGTGGCGGCCGCCATCGGCGGGGCCAGCCCCGCCGATGTCCCCGCGGCCGGCGGTGTGGGACGCGAAGCCACGGTGTGGCTTCTCGACGCCGCCGCGGCCGGCAAGCTGACCGACTGACGTCCATCGTGGACACGACACCGCCGCTGCTAGTGTCCCCCGTCAGCCATCACCGCGGCGCAGCGATCGCGGCGTCCAGCAAAACCTACCACCAGGGCTCAGCCGGGTCGGCGATCGACCAGTCACCCAGGACGGGCGGCGCCACGGGCGGCAGCGGCCCGATGAGTTCGGCGGTGTTGGCCATAGATACCTGGTGTTCGGGTTGCGTCATATCCGTTAGGACGCCGCCGCGTCGGTGGCAGTTCCACTCAACCGCTGTTTCGCAGCGCGGAGGCCAGCCCGCTCATGGTGAGCAGGATGCCGCGCTGCACCGACTCGTCGGTGTCCCCGGACCGGTACCGGCGCAACAGTTCGACCTGAAGGTGGTTCAGTGGCTCGAGGTACGGGAAGCGGTTGAACACCGAGCGGGCCAGAGCAGGGTTGTCAGCCAGCAGGTCGTCGTGACCCGTGATGAGTTTGTGCATGCGGATGGTGCGGTCGTGCTCGGCGACGATCTTGTCGAACACCCGATGGCGCAGTTCGGAATCGGCGACCAGCTCGGCGTAGCGGGCCGCCAGTCCCATGTCGGACTTGGACAGCACCTGCGCCATGTTGGACAGCACCGTGGCGAAGAACGGCCATCTGACGTATAGGTCCTGCAGCACCTCGAGTCGGCCGTCCCCCTCTCTGATCCACTCCTCGAAGGCGGTGCCGGTGCCGTACCAGCCGGGCAGCATCACCCGCGACTGGCTCCAGGCCAGCACCCACGGGATCGCACGCAGGTCCGAGATCGAGGTGGTGGGCTTGCGGGAGGCGGGCCGGCTGCCGATGTTCAGCGAGCCGATCTCGCTGACCGGAGTGGAGGCCGTGAAGTAGTCCACGAAACCCGGTGTCTCGTGGACCAATTCGGCGTAGGCGCGCTGGGCGCGGGCGGCGAGGTCATCGAGCACCTCGTAGGCCGGTCCTGCCGCATCACCGAGACCCTCGACGTCGAGCAGGGTGGACTCCAGCGTCGCCGCCAACAGGGTTTCGAGGTTTCGGTGGGCGATCCGCGGCTCGGCGTACTTGGCCGCGATCACCTCGCCCTGTTCGGTCAGCCGCAGTGATCCGTTCACCGCACCGGGTGGCTGGGCCAGGATCGCGTCGTAACTGGGGCCGCCGCCGCGGCCGACCGTCCCGCCGCGGCCGTGGAAAAGGCGCAGCCGGATACCGGTCTTGCGGGCTGACTCCACCAGGTCGAGCTCGGCTCGGTACAGAGCCCAATTGGCGGCCAGGTACCCGCCGTCCTTGTTGGAGTCGGAGTAGCCGAGCATGACTTCCTGGCTCTCCCCGCGGGCGTGCACCATCGCCCGGTAGACCGGCAGGTCCAAGACGGACTCCAGGATCGACGAGCCGCGCTGTAGGTCGTCGATCGTCTCGAACAACGGCACGATACCGATCGGTGCGTACCCGTCGCCACCCGAAACATCTAGCAGCCCAGCTTCTTTCAGCAGGATCGCGGCTTCAAGCAGGTCCGACACCGACTGGCACATCGAGATGATGTAGTTGGGCACCGCCTGCGGCCCGAACACCCGGACTGCCCGCGCTGCCGCGAACACGATGTCGAGTTCCTTGCGGGCGAGCTCCGAGAGTTCGGCGTCGTCGCGGATCAGCGGCCGGCGGGTGGACAGTTCGGCCACCAGGACCTCCACTCGCTCGGGCTCCGGCAGCCCCGCGTAGTCCGGATGCACACCGGCCCAGGCCAGCAGTTCGGCGACCACCTCCTCGTGCACGTCGGAGTTCTGCCGCATGTCCAGCCCGCTCAGGTGGAAGCCGAACACGTCCACGGCGTCGCGCAGCCGGGCCAGCCGGTCGTCGGCGAGCAGCGCGCTGCCGTTGGCACGCAACGATGTGTCGATGACGTCGAGGTCGGCCAGCAGTTCGTCGGGGGCAGCGTACGGCGCCATACCGATCTCGAGGACGTGTTCGGGCCTGCGGTCCAAAATCTCAGCCGCGGTGGCGGTCAGCCTGCCGTGCACCACCCGCAGCGCCCGGCGATACGGCTCGTCGGCGCGGGCCGGCTCGTCGCACGGATCTGCCAGGTCGATCAGCTCAGGTGTGGTCCTGACCAACCGGGCCGACATCGAGAGCTCCCGCTCGAGCTTGGTCAGCGCGGCGAAGTAGTGCGCCAGCGCGGTGTATGCGGCGCTCCCGGTGGCCAGTCGGACCACGTCGGCGGTGACGTTCGGGTTGCCGTCGCGGTCACCGCCGATCCACGATCCCGGCCGCAGGATCGGCTCCGCCAGCACGTCGGTCCCGGGCCAGCGGGACCGCAGTGCGTCGCGCACCTCGGCGTTGACCTTCGGGATCACCTCGAAGAAGGCCGCCGGGTAGTAGCGCAGACCCACTTCGATCTCGTCTTGAATCTTCAAGCGGGACAACCTGATCAGCGCCGTCTGCCACAGCGTCAGGATCTGCCGGCGCAGCTCGGTCTCGACCGAACGGCCGTCCTCGGTTTCGTTCTGCCCGTGCAGGCGCAGCCGCATGAGCTGCGTGATGCGGTGCTGGGTGTCGAACACCGTGCGGCGGCGGGTCTCGGTGGGATGGGCGGTGATCACCGGCGACACCAGGGCACCGCGCAGGGCGTCGGCCACGGTATCGGCGTCGATCTCCGCGGCGTCCAGCTTGTGGTAGGTGGCGGCCAGTGTGCTGTCCTGCGGCGGTTCACCCGCGGCGACATGGGCAGCGCGCCTGCGCTCACGGTGGATGTCCTCGGCGACGTTGGCCAGCAGCGCGAAGTGGGTGAAGGCGCGGATCACCGGGATCGCCTGATGGATGTCGATGCCGTCGAACATCCGGGCCATCTCGGCGCGGTCGATCTCCGAGCGCCGGACCCGGAACGACTCGACCCGGGCCCGTTCGACGAGGTCGAAGACCTGCTCGCCGTTCTGCTCGCGCACCGTGTCGCCAAGGATCGTGCCCAGCAGCCTGATGTCCTCCCGCATCGGCTCGGTGGCCTCGCGCCCCACCTGGGTGCGGCGGACGGCGCCGAACGGTGCCAGCGTCACGTCGGAGAGCTCAGCCATGTCTCCAGTATCGGTGGGTATCGGGCAGCCCGCACGACGAGGATGGCGTACCCGCGGGTTTCCCTGCGGCGCCCTGAGGCATCCACAGTCCTTCGAGTCCGGCCCGACATCGACCAAGGGAGCCGATCCATGCCCGCCGACCGCGGCGTCAACCGCTGGGAGCTGTGGACGTGGTGAGCAGCTCCTCGATCTGGAGCGCGCCACCGCGGCTGTCTGAGTTCGGCCGCTATCCACAGATCGCCGTTCATCCACAGGGCGGTTCTCGACCATAGCCTGTCGAATGTTTGTTCGATAGCGTGGGCTCATGACCTTCACCGAGCCGCTGACCGCCGAGGCGGCACACGCCGTGGTTCGGGCGGAGCTCGATGCGATCGATACCGCGTACGACCGCCTGCGCTCGACGTGTACCGATCTGGTGGGCAACGCTTTTCGCATCGAGATCGCCGACCGGCTGGAGAAGCAGCAGCGGACCAACCGCGGACTGTCCTACCGAATGTTCGGTGAGATCGCCGCCCCGGTCGACGGGCCGGACGATCCGCGGCTGCCCGCGGGCATCAAGGTGCGCGACGTGCTGGCGTCCCGGCTGCGGCTGACCGCCGGGGAGGTCAGGCGACGGTTCCGGGTGGCGGCGCGAATCCGCCCGCGACGATCGCTGACCGGGCCGCCGGTTGCGCCCGAACTTCCCGACCTCGCCGGCGCGGTGGCGGCCGGCGAGGTCGGCGAGGACCACATCGCCGCGGTCTGCCGCGCGCTCGACGCGCTGCCGGCCGCGGTCTGCGCCGCCGACAAGCAGAAGGCCGAACGGACATTGGTTCGCCATGCCCGAGAACAGGATTCGCAGTTCGTCGCCGCCGTCGGCGGGGTCCTTGCCGACTGTCTGAATCCCGACGGCAACTTCAGCGACGAGGACCGGGCCCGGCGGCGCGGGTTGATGCTGGGACGGCAGGGACCCGACGGCATGAGCCGCCTGTCCGGCTGGCTGGACCCGGAAGCCCGCTCCTGTTTGGAGGCGGTCACCGCCGCGGTACGCCCCGGTCGCCATCAACCCGACGGCGACCAGCGCGACGCCCGAAGCCCCGAGCAGCGCTGCCACGACGCGCTCACAATCGCGTGCAAGACCGCGATCGCCTCCGGTGGGCTCGGCCAGCACCGCGGCGCACCCGTGACGGTGGTTGTGACGACGACACTGGCCGAACTGGAACAGGCCGCTCGGGCGCTCGGTGACCCAGCCGTGCCGATGCCGCCGCCGGCCCGCACCGGTGGCACGGGCCGCCTGCCAATGCGCGATCTGATCCGGATGGCCAGTGAGGCCGTCCATTACCTCGCGGTCTTCGAGGACCATTCCGAGCGACCGCTGTACCTCGGCCGCAGCAAGCGCCTCGCGACCGCTGACCACCGGATCATCTGCCACACCCGCGACGGCGGCTGCACCAAACCGAACTGCTTTGTCCGGGGCTACGACTGCGAAGTCCACCATGCCCGGGACTGGAGTGCCGGCGGCCCCACCGACGCCGACAACCTGTATTTCGCCTGCGGCTGCGACCACGCCGCCGCTTCCGACGGCACCTACACGACGACCGTCACCGAAGACGGGCGGATCGCCTGGTCGGACGGCGCCGGACCGCCACGGGTCAACGAGGTCCATCATCCCAAGCGATTACTCGACGACGAGGACGACGGCGGGTGAGGTGGGGCAGGATCGGCAGGGCCGCGGGCCCCGAGCAGCGGTGCTGGGCACCGGTCTACGAAGGGCGCTGGCTTCCGGTGGTCAGGAAAACTTGATCTGCAGTGCCATGCCGATGATGGACACCACCCAGATGCCGGCGACGAACAGCGTCAGGCGGTCGAGGTTCTTCTCCACCACGGTCGACCCGGACAGGCTGGACTGCACGCCGCCGCCGAACAGGGTCGACAGGCCGCCACCCTTGGCGCGGTGCAGCAGCACCAACAGGACCACCAGGACGCTGGTGACCACCAGGATGATCTGCAGGGTCAAAACCATGACAGCCAGAATACCGGGTCCGCGGCCTGGTTACGGCAGCGGCCCGCCTGCGGCGATCGCCGAGAGGATGGCGAACTGCTCGCCATCCAGCGACGCACCGCCGACCAGGGCGCCGTCGACATCCTCCTGGGCGACGATCTCGCCGACGTTCTTGGCGTTGACCGAACCGCCGTACAGCACCCGGATGCCGGCCGCGATCTGCGGAGACGCCAGACTGGCCAGCTCCGCGCGGAGCGCGCCACACACCTCCTGGGCGTCGGCGGCGCCGGCCACCCGGCCGGTGCCGATGGCCCACACGGGCTCGTAGGCGATGACCACGTCGGTCAGCTGCTCTTTGGTCAGGCCGGCCAGCGAGCCGCGCAGCTGGGTGACGTTGTGCTCCACGTGGTTGCCGGCCTCGCGGAGGTCGAGGTGCTCGCCGATGCAGACGATCGGGATCAGACCGTGCCGGAAGGCCGCGCCGGCCTTGGCCGCGACCAGGGCGTCGTCCTCGTGGTGGTAGGTCCTGCGCTCCGAGTGCCCCACCACGGCAAACGTGCAGCCCAGCTTGGCCAGGAACGCACCGCTGATGTCACCGGTGTAGGCGCCGGAGTCGTGCGGGGAGAGGTCCTGCGCGCCGTAGGTCAGCCGGAGCTTGTCGCCGTCCACCAGGGTCTGCACGCTGCGCAGGTCGGTGAACGGCGGGATGACGGTGACGTCGACCTTGTCGAAATACTTGTCGGGCAGCGAGAACGCGATCTTCTGGACAAGGGCGATGGCCTCGAAGTGGTTGAGGTTCATCTTCCAGTTGCCCGCGATCAGCGGTTTGCGGGACACACGACTCCTAAGTACGACTGAGGATTTCTATACCGGGCAGGACTTTGCCCTCGAGGTATTCCAGCGATGCGCCGCCGCCGGTGGAGATGTGCGAGAAACCGTCCTCGGGCAGACCCAGCGTCCGCACCGCGGCCGCCGAGTCACCGCCGCCGACCACGCTGAACGCACCCTTGGCGGTGGCGCCGACGATGGCCTCGGCAACACCCTTGGTTCCCGCCGCGAACGCCGGGAACTCGAAGACGCCCATCGGTCCGTTCCAGAAGATCGTGCGCGCATTGGACAGCAGCGTGGTGAATCGCTTGACCGACTCCGGCCCGATGTCCAGGCCCATCTTGTCGGCCGGGATCTGGTCGGCGGCCACCGTCTCCGGCGCCGAGTCCGCGGCGAACTTCTCCGCCACCACGACGTCGACCGGCAGGTGGATCACGTCGCCGTAGGTCTCCAGCAGCTGGCGGCAGGTGTCGATCATCTCCTCCTGCAGCAGCGAGGTGCCCACCGAAAGTCCTTGCGCGGCAAGGAAGGTAAAGCACATGCCGCCGCCGATGATCAGGCTGTCCGCCTTGGCCGCCAGGTTCTCGATGACGGCCAGCTTGTCGGACACCTTCGACCCGCCGAGCACCACCGCATACGGCCGCTCGCCGGCGTTGGTCAACTGCTCGAGCACCTTGACCTCGGTGGCCACCAGCGTGCCTGCGTAGTGCGGCAGCAGCGTGGCCACGTCGTACACCGAGGCCTGCTTGCGGTGC is drawn from Candidatus Mycolicibacterium alkanivorans and contains these coding sequences:
- the tal gene encoding transaldolase; the encoded protein is MAQNPNLAALSAAGVSVWLDDLSRERLQSGSLQELIDTRSVVGVTTNPSIFQAALSTGTAYNAQVAELAERGADVDATIRTVTTDDVRNACDVLRPQWEASGGVDGRVSIEVDPRLAHDTDKTILQAIELWKIVDRPNLLIKIPATEAGLPAITAVLAEGISVNVTLIFSVERHRAVMDAYLAGLEAAEKAGHDLNTIHSVASFFVSRVDTEIDKRLEAIGSDEALALRGKAGVANARLAYAAYEEVFVGGKRFAPLAEAGAWVQRPLWASTGVKNPDYSDTLYVTELVAPNTVNTMPEKTLDAVADHGVVTGDTITGTAAEAQGVFDKLDAIGIDLRDVFLVLEDEGVEKFEKSWQQLLDATQGQLDAAARWSR
- the zwf gene encoding glucose-6-phosphate dehydrogenase; protein product: MVAVDEPVPGVVAPAPASYRNPLRDKRDKRMPRIAGPCGVVIFGVTGDLARKKLMPAIYDLANRGLLPPSFSLVGFARRDWADEDFGQIVYEAVKQHARTPFRQEVWDRLAEGVRFVCGTFDDDASFTRLAETLEKLDVDRGTGGNHAFYLSVPPKAFPVVCEQLKKSGLARRQEGRWSRVVIEKPFGHDLESAIELNKVVNSVFPEESVFRIDHYLGKETVQNILALRFANELYEPIWNSHYVDSVQITMAEDIGLGGRAGYYDGIGAARDVVQNHLLQLLALTAMEEPVSFHPREVRAEKIKVLSATALALPLDLTTSRGQYTTGWQGGEKVVGLLDEEGFSKDSTTETFAAIELEVDTRRWAGVPFYLRTGKRLGRRVTEIALVFKRAPHLPFDATMTEDLGTNALVIRVQPDEGITLRFGSKVPGSAMEVRDVNMDFSYGSAFAEDSPEAYERLILDVLLGEPSLFPSNAEVEMSWEILDPVLDYWAEGGKPDPYESGTWGPESAFEMLRRSGREWRRP
- the opcA gene encoding glucose-6-phosphate dehydrogenase assembly protein OpcA, yielding MIVDLPDTTTNQLNKKITAVREEGGAITLGRVLTLVIAPDSLDLVEDAIDAATSASREHPCRIIVVVPDDRLATDPRLDGQLRVGGDAGAGEVVVLKISGPLSAHASSVVLPFLLPDTPVVAWWPGVPPAVPAQDPLGRLALRRITDATGAADPLASIKDRLNGYTAGDTDLAWSRITYWRALLASALDQPPYEPVTSALVSGLKNEPALDILAGWLASRIDGQVRRTTGALKVELVRPSETVTLSRPQDGVTATLSRTARPDALLPLPRRETRECLAEDLRRLDADEIYREALAGIDEVQYV
- the pgl gene encoding 6-phosphogluconolactonase, with product MSVVVETYPDTSALVAAAGDRLVEAITGAIAARGRALIVLTGGGTGIGLLEHVRTHDAGVDWSKVHLLWGDERFVPAADDERNEKQAREALIDHIAIPADNVHPMAPSDGEFGDDLDAAAADYAKVLADCAESGADAPTFDVHLLGMGGEGHVNSLFPHSPATLETERLVVGVADSPKPPPRRITLTLPAVQRSREVWLVVSGDAKADAVAAAIGGASPADVPAAGGVGREATVWLLDAAAAGKLTD
- the ppc gene encoding phosphoenolpyruvate carboxylase, whose protein sequence is MAELSDVTLAPFGAVRRTQVGREATEPMREDIRLLGTILGDTVREQNGEQVFDLVERARVESFRVRRSEIDRAEMARMFDGIDIHQAIPVIRAFTHFALLANVAEDIHRERRRAAHVAAGEPPQDSTLAATYHKLDAAEIDADTVADALRGALVSPVITAHPTETRRRTVFDTQHRITQLMRLRLHGQNETEDGRSVETELRRQILTLWQTALIRLSRLKIQDEIEVGLRYYPAAFFEVIPKVNAEVRDALRSRWPGTDVLAEPILRPGSWIGGDRDGNPNVTADVVRLATGSAAYTALAHYFAALTKLERELSMSARLVRTTPELIDLADPCDEPARADEPYRRALRVVHGRLTATAAEILDRRPEHVLEIGMAPYAAPDELLADLDVIDTSLRANGSALLADDRLARLRDAVDVFGFHLSGLDMRQNSDVHEEVVAELLAWAGVHPDYAGLPEPERVEVLVAELSTRRPLIRDDAELSELARKELDIVFAAARAVRVFGPQAVPNYIISMCQSVSDLLEAAILLKEAGLLDVSGGDGYAPIGIVPLFETIDDLQRGSSILESVLDLPVYRAMVHARGESQEVMLGYSDSNKDGGYLAANWALYRAELDLVESARKTGIRLRLFHGRGGTVGRGGGPSYDAILAQPPGAVNGSLRLTEQGEVIAAKYAEPRIAHRNLETLLAATLESTLLDVEGLGDAAGPAYEVLDDLAARAQRAYAELVHETPGFVDYFTASTPVSEIGSLNIGSRPASRKPTTSISDLRAIPWVLAWSQSRVMLPGWYGTGTAFEEWIREGDGRLEVLQDLYVRWPFFATVLSNMAQVLSKSDMGLAARYAELVADSELRHRVFDKIVAEHDRTIRMHKLITGHDDLLADNPALARSVFNRFPYLEPLNHLQVELLRRYRSGDTDESVQRGILLTMSGLASALRNSG
- a CDS encoding HNH endonuclease signature motif containing protein; amino-acid sequence: MTFTEPLTAEAAHAVVRAELDAIDTAYDRLRSTCTDLVGNAFRIEIADRLEKQQRTNRGLSYRMFGEIAAPVDGPDDPRLPAGIKVRDVLASRLRLTAGEVRRRFRVAARIRPRRSLTGPPVAPELPDLAGAVAAGEVGEDHIAAVCRALDALPAAVCAADKQKAERTLVRHAREQDSQFVAAVGGVLADCLNPDGNFSDEDRARRRGLMLGRQGPDGMSRLSGWLDPEARSCLEAVTAAVRPGRHQPDGDQRDARSPEQRCHDALTIACKTAIASGGLGQHRGAPVTVVVTTTLAELEQAARALGDPAVPMPPPARTGGTGRLPMRDLIRMASEAVHYLAVFEDHSERPLYLGRSKRLATADHRIICHTRDGGCTKPNCFVRGYDCEVHHARDWSAGGPTDADNLYFACGCDHAAASDGTYTTTVTEDGRIAWSDGAGPPRVNEVHHPKRLLDDEDDGG
- the secG gene encoding preprotein translocase subunit SecG produces the protein MVLTLQIILVVTSVLVVLLVLLHRAKGGGLSTLFGGGVQSSLSGSTVVEKNLDRLTLFVAGIWVVSIIGMALQIKFS
- the tpiA gene encoding triose-phosphate isomerase; its protein translation is MSRKPLIAGNWKMNLNHFEAIALVQKIAFSLPDKYFDKVDVTVIPPFTDLRSVQTLVDGDKLRLTYGAQDLSPHDSGAYTGDISGAFLAKLGCTFAVVGHSERRTYHHEDDALVAAKAGAAFRHGLIPIVCIGEHLDLREAGNHVEHNVTQLRGSLAGLTKEQLTDVVIAYEPVWAIGTGRVAGAADAQEVCGALRAELASLASPQIAAGIRVLYGGSVNAKNVGEIVAQEDVDGALVGGASLDGEQFAILSAIAAGGPLP